In one Lolium rigidum isolate FL_2022 chromosome 3, APGP_CSIRO_Lrig_0.1, whole genome shotgun sequence genomic region, the following are encoded:
- the LOC124699103 gene encoding uncharacterized protein LOC124699103 produces MPPPWVDYWHPPPDQPPDEDGILHRGEAQYGPYNNADPIGFPAESLAHFGQSTLNKKAAARQHTGHGGHFSDNRDPSHPHMPADCSAINQPCHVLLKVKNGCADVLEIEKQPIIKKDLALLEKIKCLNIKARNLRALNLANTRSSLPKESKVEHPKSINVEADHAAEYVPFSAVTSEVGPAFDKLNSVSESSSSVPTKPSNVPAKGLVVVGLSEEQVTEYSEPGKAGKSANCHPYGRGDISGYGLDCSAQDIPSNGHGWEEYSMVDSSHGVVMADAQQDQLFSGNASQQVHVTAADKVSNWLDCEFQHSRMRDLSSQAAKQLHDAENWIRQQKANAITKLEELRRYQSIQSHKSNDAPPDADNMYCKQKTQGDGITSSTAGTHCIVSADGLNVPQPVNGVKVMEVSIGSSPASNTSGVIKGPWIHNVMSSAKKTEVNMIEYIAKESTPLSHDNSTPEHLRMENRRRHFDSRERNMTDSKTLADTKGAEAKSHENLLTRNKNIRRDSDAIRPAATLVFGNQKNSTKVSSVHKTAINGSTIPAKVTSVTGLIVGSIMIEDVSLASVNLEWAAAAKELHDTATSLSRLQQVKKSEKNQHGLQLAEDSVSNDSAMYKTIKQTGKKEVHAEGCPNGMAVAAATEPSESHSMVLENVATTKKSEAGWYAHEPLHEELQQQNGVPILPGENQTSYGNRANSNLETKYHDKEAPASSTEVKVTTELNDWLDRKTTLDYQGRPGGPWKQKSDGLASRVQNVAEPADYFNVANVVQQSSDQWQQGAEQFESKTDDGTVDHSKQTHMVPWPDNTWVKHHATGNPRLYHVEGQRNAVSRYGYEERASRRHLFHESPAPSRLRWMPKYTFHPPSDAQDNGVPEWFHDSHQIAEGDGGVDLQGGEGNVSMSFVDENLMIWNEKEWEYQQPFPAPHHLGQQQSGRGHGWYQGSDRDTDVDSQRGRGRHSEYHFVEPVRYRHAAPDIQWNLGGADNRRPLVSPSAGVHMQRRYYI; encoded by the exons ATGCCTCCTCCGTGGGTGGATTACTGGCACCCTCCTCCTGATCAACCCCCTGATGAAGATGGAATATTGCACAGAGGAGAGGCACAGTATGGTCCATACAATAATGCAGACCCTATTGGCTTCCCTGCTGAATCGCTTGCTCATTTTGGTCAGTCCACACTCAACAAGAAGGCGGCAGCAAGGCAGCATACTGGACATGGTGGGCACTTTTCAGACAACAGGGATCCATCTCATCCTCACATGCCCGCTGATTGTTCTGCCATAAATCAACCTTGCCACGTTCTTCTGAAGGTCAAGAATGGTTGTGCAGATGTACTTGAGATTGAGAAGCAACCTATCATCAAGAAGGATCTGGCCCTCTTAGAGAAAATAAAGTGTCTAAACATCAAAGCTAGAAATCTTCGTGCTCTTAACTTGGCCAATACACGTTCATCTCTACCCAAGGAATCCAAGGTTGAACACCCAAAAAGCATTAATGTCGAGGCAGATCACGCGGCAGAATATGTTCCCTTCAGTGCTGTCACCAGTGAGGTTGGTCCTGCATTTGACAAGCTTAATTCTGTTTCTGAAAGCAGCAGTTCTGTGCCAACTAAACCATCAAATGTGCCTGCTAAGGGTCTAGTTGTTGTTGGTTTGTCAGAAGAACAAGTTACTGAATATAGTGAACCAGGAAAAGCTGGTAAATCTGCTAATTGCCATCCATATGGAAGAGGTGATATCTCAGGATATGGGCTTGACTGTTCTGCTCAGGACATACCTTCTAATGGACATGGATGGGAAGAGTACTCGATGGTCGACTCTTCACACGGAGTTGTTATGGCAGATGCTCAACAGGACCAACTTTTTTCTGGGAACGCCTCACAGCAGGTACATGTGACAGCTGCTGATAAGGTGTCAAATTGGCTCGATTGTGAATTCCAG CATTCCAGAATGAGAGATTTGTCTTCTCAAGCTGCCAAACAACTACATGATGCAGAGAACTGGATTCGTCAACAAAAAGCAAATGCTATTACAAAACTGGAAGAATTGAGGAGGTATCAGTCAATACAGAGTCACAAGTCCAATGATGCACCCCCAGATGCAGATAATATGTACTGCAAACAGAAAACACAAGGTGATGGGATTACTAGTTCAACGGCAGGTACACATTGTATTGTCTCTGCTGATGGTCTTAATGTGCCTCAACCAGTAAATGGAGTCAAGGTAATGGAAGTTTCTATTGGTTCCAGCCCAGCGTCAAATACTTCAGGTGTTATTAAAGGTCCGTGGATTCATAATGTCATGTCTTCAGCCAAGAAAACAGAGGTTAACATGATAGAATACATTGCCAAGGAAAGTACCCCACTTTCACATGATAACAGTACTCCAGAGCACTTACGGATGGAGAATAGGCGAAGGCATTTTGATTCACGTGAGAGAAATATGACCGATAGCAAGACTCTTGCAGACACAAAGGGTGCTGAAGCTAAATCTCATGAGAACCTCTTGACCAGGAACAAGAACATCAGGAGGGATTCTGATGCAATTAGGCCTGCAGCTACACTTGTGTTTGGTAATCAGAAGAATTCTACAAAAGTATCGAGTGTTCATAAAACTGCTATCAATGGTTCTACAATTCCTGCCAAGGTTACCTCCGTTACAGGTCTTATTGTGGGTAGTATAATGATTGAGGATGTCTCACTTGCATCGGTAAACCTAGAGTGGGCAGCAGCTGCCAAGGAATTACATGATACAGCCACTAGCCTCTCAAGGCTGCAGCAGGTCAAGAAATCAGAAAAGAATCAGCATGGTCTACAGCTTGCTGAGGATTCAGTTTCGAATGATAGTGCCATGTACAAGACGATTAAACAGACAGGCAAGAAAGAAGTGCACGCAGAAGGATGTCCAAATGGTATGGCTGTTGCTGCTGCCACAGAACCATCTGAAAGTCACAGTATGGTTTTGGAGAATGTGGCGACAACGAAAAAGAGTGAAGCAGGATGGTATGCCCATGAGCCTTTACATGAAGAGCTGCAACAGCAGAATGGGGTGCCAATATTACCAGGAGAGAACCAAACATCTTATGGTAATAGGGCAAACTCCAATTTGGAGACTAAGTATCATGATAAAGAAGCACCTGCTAGTTCTACTGAAGTCAAAGTTACAACTGAGCTCAACGACTGGCTGGATAGGAAAACAACCTTGGATTATCAAGGGAGGCCTGGTGGTCCTTGGAAACAAAAGAGTGATGGACTGGCTTCAAGGGTGCAAAATGTTGCTGAACCGGCTGACTACTTCAATGTGGCAAACGTTGTACAGCAGTCTTCTGATCAGTGGCAGCAAGGAGCGGAGCAATTTGAGTCCAAGACCGATGATGGTACTGTGGACCATTCAAAACAAACTCACATGGTCCCCTGGCCTGACAATACTTGGGTAAAGCATCATGCAACTGGCAATCCAAGGCTCTACCATGTTGAGGGCCAAAGAAATGCGGTCAGTCGCTATGGCTACGAGGAGAGGGCAAGCAGGAGACACTTGTTCCATGAATCACCAGCTCCATCTAGGCTTCGCTGGATGCCTAAATACACCTTCCATCCTCCGAGCGATGCACAAGACAATGGCGTTCCCGAATGGTTTCATGATTCTCACCAAATAGCTGAAGGAGATGGTGGAGTGGATCTGCAGGGTGGAGAAGGCAACGTAAGCATGAGTTTCGTAGATGAAAACCTGATGATATGGAATGAAAAAGAGTGGGAATATCAGCAGCCCTTCCCagcaccacatcaccttggccagCAACAGAGCGGTAGGGGCCATGGCTGGTACCAGGGGAGCGACCGTGACACAGATGTTGACAGTCAAAGGGGAAGAGGCAGACActctgagtaccactttgtggagCCGGTAAGATATCGTCATGCTGCACCTGACATCCAGTGGAACCTCGGTGGTGCTGACAATCGTCGACCGCTGGTCTCTCCAAGTGCAGGAGTACACATGCAGCGCAGATACTACATTTAA